A segment of the Arachis hypogaea cultivar Tifrunner chromosome 5, arahy.Tifrunner.gnm2.J5K5, whole genome shotgun sequence genome:
ttctccttgttttcttcatgtgttctccctttttgcatgctttcttctacttctaccaacCCATTCTTGCCTAattaacctgaaatcactcacaaaacacatcacggcatcaaatggaatagaagtggaattaaattgctcaatttaagcacaaaaatacatgttttcacatttaggttcaatttagggataaaacacaaaagtatgctattttggtaaataagtgagtttatgtgatgaaatccatccaattcaagcaaaaaattagcatcaaatatggactcatcaattctctcatacttaaacaatagtatgtcctcatgctaaatacaaacaaggagaatgatcaagggataaacaacttattgaatgcaactatctatatgcatgcaagtatactaTATACTCTTTATATCTATCTATACCATAGTTTCCTATTGATTTGGTAAAAACAAATCATCAAATTTCCAAGCAAGTATATAAACATATAGGGCTAAGTAAAGAAGTAGTTTAATGCAATCAAAATCCAAAGAATTGATTCAAGtttcaaaatgaagcaacttgcatgAATACATAATAAGAGGTGTGAAAATATAGAATTGAACAATCGAACCCCTCATCGAAAGTGTACACACTCAAATCGCTCAGTGTTTATGTTtaagggtttaatcactcaagtctcttctaatcatgctttcaaggatttgttcttcatctaacaatcaacaaacatatgatgcatgaatgcaaatatcatgaggacttcttaAGGTTGAAATGGGGTTAGGGTGAAGGTAGGATAAATATGACTAAGTGGACTAAgaaattggatctttgattagctcaagtgtccAACTCAACCTATATTACCCTAATAACAAGAATGCAACATAACCTTCCATCATTTTCTTTCCCACACAGTCATACATTCTTTTCATCCAAAtccacatatgcatttcttatatatatatatatatatatatatatatatatatatatatatatatatatatatatatatatatatatatatatatatatttctttgggataacttttgttcccatcttattactattttttttatttcactttttttttctatgacaaatgcatatggttaaagcaaattgatatATGAATGTACATCCATTTaccaaaattttcaatgaatatCCAAAATAAAGTTTTTTCTTTACCAATGCTTCTcaaaattctcccacacttaaatgaaacacactcttcaacctaaactaatcaaagatgcaattcaaggACATTAATAGTTTTTCACTTACGAAGaatgatgtgcttaaaattagaacaaaaaggagattaaaaggctcaaaaatGGGTTACAAAGGTAaatgtaagggttggccatatggattagtgagttcaatttcaaaaatggcctcaatcatactaaattcATTCAAAACATCAAGCATcgaaaataaagaatcaagcaaatctaatatcacaatcatagaagaagcatagcacacaagaacaaaatagtGGTTAAAATATGCAACCACACAATATGGCTCAATAACTCACAAGGTTgtttgttctatctctcttctatgttccacaagAATCAGTCAAGcaagtttgaaaataattttttgaatcaaatcaatgGTATGccctaaaaacaaaatttttgaaaattttttctgtttttcaccaaaattatttcctacatgtatgtatgtatgtatgtatgtatgttgtgatggatgcatttcaaaatttcctagttctcttcctaattttcaacatccAAAAACTATCATGAATAatcatgacaaaattgaacaaggcactatgctattcacatcatccaatcacaaccaaTATCTATAATATATACTAAGTAAAATAaagtgcaatatatatatatatatatatatatatatatatatatatatatatatatatatatatatatatatatatatataggtgtagTCTATGGTGGCCACAAATTTTGGTACCTATGGTGGCTATAGACTttacaaaataatattttcaaccaaataaaatgaaaaattgaagcacgttttagttttattaataaataatgacaTGTTTATgagtgtaaataaaagaaaaaaattaaatcatttatcatattttttgacaaaaaaaatgatCTATCGTTTTTTCTCGTCGTCGGAAATGAAATCGCTACCAAtgcccaaaatttaaaaaatgatagtatctaaaaatacttacattgcattttttatatcttttatttttaattaaaataatcattttattttgcaataaaaattttgaagtcTAAAGTTactgttattaattaaattttaatattagtaaagtgaatttaaaattattaattacaaaaaagaaaagtataagtAGATAATGAAAATATATTAACGCAATGTAAGTATTTTTAGATactatcattttttaaattttgggcaTTGGTAGCGACTTCATTTCCGACGACGAGAGAAAACGATAGATTATTTTTTTGTCAAGAAATATGATAAAtggtctaatttttttcttttatttacactcATAAACATGTCATTATTTATTAATAGAATTGGAACgtgctttaattttttattttatttagttaaaaatatcattttgtgAAGTTCATAGCCACCATAAACACCAAAACTTGTGGCCACCATAGACTACACCATATATATATCAACCATTCATGTtttgaataaaatgtgataaacattattcaatcatcaagaaaatcATTTCTACATGCAAAAGGACCCAACTAAAgatactaacaatcaagtgaatgaaaatgacCAACTCTACTGAACTGAACACCATTCATATTTTGAATAAAAGGTGATAAATATTCaattatgaagaaaaatatttctacatGTTAAATAACCCAACTGAACACACTAATAATCAAGTGAAAAAAATGACCAACTCCACTGAATTGAACACCATTCATGTTCTGAATAAAGCTCGATAAacaatcaatcatcaagaaaaatatttctgcatgcaaaaggatcctactgaacacactaacaacaatcaagtgaatgaaaatggcCAACTCTACTGAACTGAACATCATTCAAGTtttgaataaaatgtgataaacattcaatcaataAGAAAAATATTCCTGCATGCAAAAGGACCCAACTAAAGACACcaacaatcaagtgaatgaaaatgacCAGTGTCACTAAACCGAACACCATTCATGTTCTGAATAAACtcgataaacattcaatcatcaagaaaaatatttctgcatgcaaaagggCTCAACTGAATACTTAACAATCAAATGAATAAAAATGACCAACTTAACTGAACCAAACACCATTCATGTTttaaataaaacgtgataaacatttaATCAGTAAAAAAGCATTTCTACATGTAAAAGAACTCATCTGaatacactaacaatcaagtgaatcaaaatgaccaACTCCACTTATTTTGAGAGAAATTCGAAATTCTCTAATAGCAGTTTCAAGGTTAAAGAAAGAACGTTGTTTCATATTCAAGGCGCGAATGAATGTTAAAGTTTCAGAGGTTTAGAGCGCGTGAAATTCACGTTTTATTTAATGAAATTGGACTTTTTTAATATTAAACCAGTTTGAATAGACTTGAATGAAAAATGACATAAATATATAGCCTaacagttaaaaaatttattaattttattgtatCTTAAACAAATATTATCATCAAATCTATAATAACtaaatgtaaaaataaatatttttttttaaaaaaaataatggtgCTTTCAAAACCATGTTCATCTACCCAAGTCCCCTTTCAAACGTGAGAAGCCACCATCATAATTCCCCGCAACAGTAAGAGTTGCTCTTATATCTCCACGGCGCTTTTACCTTTTTGCCAAACCGAAAATTCAAACAGTTTGACGTCAACCCCCATGTGTACACTCTTCAACTTCACATGTTTCGTTTCAAGCAGGCAACTCCATTCTTCCACTTCATAGCAGTATGGGCAACTTCGGAACCCCTTCATTTATGGAGCTTCTATTGTTCAACTTTCCCGTATCAGCCCCTTTCCACATTTGGCAATAGTCACTTTCATATGCCAATTCCACATACTCCCCTTTTCTCTCTTGCCTGATTTCTCTGCCGTTTTGTCAACGCGTcttcgtttctttctttctttttcctccgAAAACTGGTTCTGGTGTCAGTTTTGGGTCATTTGATGGAGCCCCAAATGGATGAGAAAAGAGATATTGAACTGACCGAGATGAGGAAATCTGTTGAGAAGCATGGCTCTACTGCAGAGGTAGTTCTTCCGGTCCTGCTCGAAGGACAAAGCGTCCCTCTATAATTAGAAAATCCCTAATCGAGATACCCTCCAAGTGACCGCTTAGACCAGTCACTTGAAGGGTTGAGACTGATTAGGAATTTTTGAACTGTCCAGGGCGTTTTGTTTTATCTTTACTCTTCTTGAATGCACTTGCTATGTGTTCCAAATTCCACTATAACTACTCtatgattatgattattattgTGATCTGTTTCTTTCTTTCAGGGGTATAGTGACACCACGCTGATGAGGTTCTTGATTGCTCGCTCAATGGATGAGGATAAAGCTGCAAAGATGTTTGTGCAATGGCGGAAATGGAGGACAGCCATGGTTCCTAATGGATCCATTCCAGAATCCGAAGTTCCAGATGAGTTGGAAGCTAGAAAGATCTATTTGCAGGGCTTGTCTCAGGGTAAATACCCTGTCATGATTGTCCTCACAAGAAACCATTTCCCTGCCAAGGATCAGATCCAGTTCAAAAGTAATAATTCACTGCCTCACTTATTCAAATTGCAGTACTTGTTCATCAtggttgttatttatttatttattttttaatgtcttGATTTTCTTCCTCTCAAAGTAATTATCACTTAGTTATTGTGTGGTCCTCGAACTTTTGATTCTTTAATTGTTAGTTCCATGGTTCACTTTCATGGGGGAATATTCGCCAAGAACGAGTTTCCAAGTTATTTGGATTCACTttctttgactttttcttttgatGTATGTGGATCAAACTTCATTATTCTGTTAGCTTAAAGCCAAATTCGGTTAAGGTCAATTGCGTTCACAAGTTACATTATCTTAATGGTTTCCTTagtgttttctttatttctttttcttcatcttatttgtgttcttttcattttataaaatcattattaaaattgaaaattagaTGCTTTTACTTGGCATATTATGAAttcaaagaacaagaaaaagatagCTGTACCCAGAAGTTAAAAAGAGCCATGCTTTTTTGGGATTAAGCTATTCTAAAGTGAGAAAGGTGATAAACTGAGAAAGTAAGAACCTAATCAcccttaaattaataaaatagtggaACTTagacataatataaattataaatttaatagtgATTAATTCCTTACTTTATCACTTTACTAATTTCCtcactttaaaatatttttttcgtaaGTTTGTAATTATTACCATCTGAAGAGAGTTACTGAAATTGACTTTGCTAATGTAGAACGTGATCCAGGAACATGTAGTTAGCTACTTTAATCAATGGCTCAAACTTTTGTTCTTGAAGGTAggtaataataaattaatcatttATATATGTGGGGGCCCTGAAGGTTGGTTAGGAAGATATCTTTTCCATATATCTTTTCCATCTACCGTTTGATCTTTCTCTCGTCTCAATTAAATTCTCATCTCCTAAACCAGCTCCCAAATAATGAAcccacaaaaagaaaaagaagaaaagtaaacgTTTAAACTTGAATGATTTGGAGCCACTGCCAAGGTAAAATTTTATAGGACATATTTTTGGGAAGGAGAGTTTTTGagagaaaggaaaaggaaagtaaaattttcatttaaaataaacATATCCTCTAATTTAGGAAATTTTTACCTTGAAAggaataagataataaattatcTTGAAACCCCCTTGCTTAAACAATTACTTGATATTGACATTAGCAAACTGATTACTGTTCTGTTTACTGTTTCAGAATTTGTTGTATATCTTCTGGACAAGACAATTGCAAGGTACACTCTAATTTTACTACTGCCATGATGCTTTTACCTATGCGTAAAGCAACTAGTTTTCCATTGATACAAAACATGGTATGGTACAGGTTTTCTAACTCATAATTCATGCAATGGATACTTTGTTGCCATTGTAAGTAGGCTAATGCTAATTTATGTTCCCAAACTTATGGCTTGCAACAACTTACATCCTACTtttcgatttttattttattttatgttcctCAAAACAACTCTCAGAAATTCCACATTTCTCAGAAACTTTGCATGATCAACAAGTAACTAAGTTAGTCTCTTCTGCATTTACTTGATTCTATTTAACTCATCTCACTGATATCCTACACTCAAGGACTTCGACTATTGTTTTGTTTGGAGGTGTCATGTAATCTTACTTTTTCTTCTTGATATCCTCTCCTAACAGAGAGTGGTTTAACTGTGGGAAAATATATTTGGATATCTAGGTTTTAGGTGATTTCTTTTTTACCACACATAGGATTACACTTTCGTCACCTGGTTACCCCCTAGTTTCTTTAAGTATTTTTAACACCCTTTATCTGATATAATATACAAATGCAAGAACATGATATTTTTTCTGTTTGGAGGATTGCTTTACCTCTTTTGTGCTTTCTCACTCCcttctaatgattctttttaaTCAATGGAACTTTAATAATCCATCTGCAGGAACTTTCTCTTGTTTTAGGATTACCCTCAATAGTTTCTCTTGTTTTATATAAACTGATGATTGTTACTCTTTTCCGGTTGGTTTAAACATGATAAATGACTATTCAGAGGCATaaacatagaaaatgaagaatTTTTACATTGCTTATGCTTGTTGCATGTCATATACCAATAAAAATGGATGTCGAAAATATCGTGTAATTATTTGGCTTTACAACAGGCCATAAAGGTTTATGTTATGTAACCTCAGTCCCTCATATATGGAGGGGAGAAAAATAGAAGTAAGGGTATTTTGGTGAAAAGATTTGTAACGAAATCTGCAAAACTGGTAGAATAGTGATGTGTGGCCATTTGGTtagaggagagaggagagagaattAGATTTTACATAAGAGGAGAATTAGAGGTGTTTATCTCGAAAATTAAACTGGACAGAACTGAAAGGAGAGTAGTAGCCTCTGAATAGTACTTATATATATCCTCCTTTTCTTCATAAGTTCATATTCCTTACACTTTCTAATACATCTTTTATTCTATCTTTTTCTATTCGCTACTATATTCTTCTGCTCCATTCTCTCTTTCATGTAAAACTGAGAAATTAATAGTTAGTTCTTTTTGTCTTCAGTGGTTTCAAAGGAACGGAGATAGGTAACGAAAAGTTGATTGGAATTCTTGATCTGCAGAATATTTCATATAAAAACGTAGATGCACGTGCATTAATCACTGGATTTCAGTTTTTACAGGTAAGCTTTATCTTTTTCTGTGAAACTTTCATGCATGTAAATATTTGCCAACccctcaagaaaaaaaaaatagccaaCCTATGACATCATTTTCttgattatgaatttttttttgggtaaagtaaaaaaaatgttaCTTAAAATTTCATATTGCTAATAAAAATAACATCGAAGGatacaaatgaaaaataaattctcGACCGATTTAAAATTGTGACAAGATGTCAATTGATCAAATTTTACTCCAAGTCTTTGTATGCACCTTTAAATACTTATTCAAATGTTCTCACAAAAATTCAGATAAAACGCACAAGTCATTTGCCAAATATAAAATTCAGTCTACCacttataaaagaaaaaagatatttttttcgtTATCTTTGTCacgtttttaaaattttcaggAACTTATTTGTCGTTTGTatcttttgaaattattttgaacTTTCGACCATTTTAGTAATTTATCCTTTTCTTTAAGAAAATTTTTGCTTGTGGGGTTACCATTCAGCTCATGTCATGCCTGAATCTATATCAACATTTCTTTGGATTAGTAAAGACATGGATTGATAGGTTTAAGAAAatgtttttttcttatttttaatatttttattttatttttgtggaggaaaaaaaacgaaaataatgaaaaacaatgaaattctattttctt
Coding sequences within it:
- the LOC112802642 gene encoding sec14 cytosolic factor, with protein sequence MEPQMDEKRDIELTEMRKSVEKHGSTAEGYSDTTLMRFLIARSMDEDKAAKMFVQWRKWRTAMVPNGSIPESEVPDELEARKIYLQGLSQGKYPVMIVLTRNHFPAKDQIQFKKFVVYLLDKTIASGFKGTEIGNEKLIGILDLQNISYKNVDARALITGFQFLQAYYPERLYKCYLLHMPWFFVSVWRLVSRFLEKATLEKIVIVSNDNEERAFIREVGEDVLPEEYGGKAKLVAIQDFQLTPPSEDGPASSL